From a region of the Pseudoclavibacter endophyticus genome:
- the glyA gene encoding serine hydroxymethyltransferase → MTDSFNAPLAFNAPLAEIDPEIQAVLDGELARQRDFLEMIASENFVPRAVLEAVGSVLTNKYAEGYPGRRYYGGCEVVDVAESLAIERAKSLFGAEYANVQPHSGASANAAVLHAIARPGDTLLGLSLDHGGHLTHGMKLNFSGRLYNIVAYGVDPETSRIDLDEVRRLAREHRPKVIIAGWSAYPRQLDFAAWREIADEVDAKLWVDMAHFAGLVAAGLHPNPVPHAHVVSSTVHKTIGGPRSGFILTNDADTAKKLDTGVFPGQQGGPLMHVIAAKATAFKLAATPEFRDRQERTVRGAKLLAERLLQPDVAGAGITLRSGGTDVHLVLVDLRDAAINGKEAEDRLHDVGITVNRNAVPGDPRPPMVTSGLRIGTPALATRGFGDAEFTEVADIIALALQPDPDLDSLRGRVRTLTNAFPLYPGLGAATTERVSA, encoded by the coding sequence GTGACTGATTCGTTCAACGCCCCCCTGGCCTTCAACGCCCCGCTGGCTGAGATCGACCCCGAGATCCAGGCGGTGCTCGACGGGGAGCTCGCGCGCCAGCGCGACTTCCTCGAGATGATCGCGAGCGAGAACTTCGTGCCGCGCGCCGTGCTCGAGGCGGTCGGCTCGGTGCTCACCAACAAGTACGCCGAGGGATACCCCGGCCGCCGCTACTACGGTGGCTGCGAGGTCGTCGACGTGGCCGAGTCGCTCGCCATCGAACGCGCCAAATCGCTCTTCGGCGCCGAGTACGCCAACGTGCAGCCGCACTCTGGCGCGAGTGCCAACGCCGCCGTCCTGCACGCCATCGCGCGGCCCGGCGACACGCTGCTCGGCCTGTCGCTCGACCACGGCGGCCATCTGACGCACGGCATGAAGCTCAACTTCTCGGGCCGGCTGTACAACATCGTGGCCTACGGGGTCGACCCCGAAACGAGCCGCATCGACCTCGACGAGGTGCGCCGGCTCGCGCGCGAGCACCGGCCCAAGGTCATCATCGCCGGCTGGTCGGCGTATCCGCGGCAGCTCGACTTCGCCGCCTGGCGCGAGATCGCCGACGAAGTCGACGCCAAGCTGTGGGTCGACATGGCGCATTTCGCCGGCCTCGTCGCCGCGGGCCTGCACCCCAACCCGGTGCCGCATGCGCACGTCGTGAGCTCGACCGTCCACAAGACGATCGGCGGCCCGCGCTCGGGGTTCATCCTCACGAACGACGCCGATACCGCGAAGAAGCTCGACACGGGCGTCTTCCCCGGCCAGCAGGGCGGCCCGCTCATGCACGTGATCGCGGCGAAGGCCACGGCGTTCAAGCTCGCGGCGACCCCCGAGTTCCGCGACCGGCAAGAGCGTACGGTGCGCGGCGCGAAGCTCCTCGCCGAGCGCCTCCTGCAGCCGGACGTGGCGGGCGCCGGCATCACGCTGCGATCGGGCGGTACCGACGTGCACCTCGTGCTCGTCGATCTGCGCGACGCCGCGATCAACGGCAAGGAGGCGGAGGACCGGCTGCACGACGTCGGCATCACCGTCAACCGCAACGCCGTTCCGGGCGATCCCCGCCCGCCGATGGTCACGTCGGGGCTGCGCATCGGCACGCCTGCGCTCGCGACGCGCGGCTTCGGTGACGCCGAGTTCACGGAGGTCGCCGACATCATCGCGCTCGCCCTGCAGCCCGACCCCGACCTGGACTCGCTCCGCGGCCGGGTGCGAACGCTGACGAACGCGTTCCCGCTGTACCCGGGTCTCGGCGCAGCGACGACGGAGCGGGTCTCCGCCTGA
- a CDS encoding bifunctional methylenetetrahydrofolate dehydrogenase/methenyltetrahydrofolate cyclohydrolase has translation MTAKVLDGKAASAEIKRELSERVKALGEKGVTPGIATVLVGADPASQLYVGMKHKQSEAIGMNSIQRELPADATQEDVEALIDELNADPACHGYIVQLPLPKHLDTDRVLERIDPAKDADGLHPTNLGRLVLNVNGPIDTPLPCTPRGVIELLLRNDYDLKGKHVVVVGRGVTIGRSIGLILTRREINATVTQVHTGTVDMGQYLRQADVIVASAGVKHLITAEDVKPGAAILDVGVTRETDPETGKDKIYGDVHPDAAEVAGYLSPNPGGVGPMTVALLMTNVIEAAERAAGAAE, from the coding sequence ATGACAGCAAAGGTGCTCGACGGCAAGGCCGCGTCGGCTGAGATCAAGCGCGAACTGAGCGAGCGGGTGAAGGCGCTCGGAGAAAAGGGTGTGACGCCGGGCATCGCGACCGTGCTCGTCGGCGCCGACCCGGCCTCGCAGCTGTACGTCGGCATGAAGCACAAGCAGTCCGAGGCGATCGGCATGAACTCGATTCAACGGGAGCTGCCGGCCGACGCGACGCAGGAGGACGTCGAGGCCCTCATCGACGAACTCAACGCCGACCCGGCCTGCCACGGCTACATCGTGCAGTTGCCGCTGCCGAAGCACCTCGACACCGATCGCGTGCTCGAGCGCATCGACCCGGCCAAAGACGCCGATGGCCTGCACCCCACCAACCTCGGTCGCCTCGTCCTCAACGTCAACGGCCCGATCGACACGCCGCTGCCCTGCACTCCGCGCGGCGTCATCGAGCTCCTGCTGCGCAACGACTACGACCTCAAGGGCAAGCACGTCGTCGTCGTCGGCCGCGGCGTCACGATCGGCCGTTCAATCGGCCTGATCCTGACCCGCCGCGAGATCAATGCCACCGTCACGCAGGTGCACACGGGCACGGTCGACATGGGCCAGTACCTTCGTCAGGCCGACGTGATCGTCGCATCCGCCGGCGTGAAGCACCTGATCACGGCTGAGGACGTCAAGCCGGGCGCCGCGATCCTCGACGTGGGCGTCACCCGCGAGACCGACCCGGAGACGGGCAAGGACAAGATCTACGGTGACGTGCACCCCGACGCGGCCGAGGTCGCCGGCTACCTCTCGCCGAACCCCGGCGGCGTGGGCCCCATGACCGTGGCGCTGCTCATGACGAACGTGATCGAGGCGGCCGAGCGCGCCGCAGGCGCCGCCGAGTAG
- a CDS encoding galactokinase: MAAALIDRVGEGFREAFGRDPNGIWSAPGRVSVAGDHTDTQDGLSFGFATAERTAVAVARRDDGTITVATDLTDERATADLATLRPDAEPRSWKAYPLGMIWAVVEYARQRDRDEAGHDPNHVATDALAICTGLDVFISTDLPVGGGLASSASACAAVGIALSDMWHLDCSDETLADLGLRAEVAAAGAAGGVADHFTVLAATAGHDVFFDVRGRDVSLIETPDLAGAGLVTLTVGTNELHRNWSDPFRERQEACQRVAEALGVQSLREVRLQQLEAIEAQLDPTDLRRARYVITEIQRTLDLTRILRTEGPEHSGPTLRASQASLRDDFEVSTERIDAVCELADRAGAIGARMSGSGLGGSVFIVIPADAVDRFTEACVAHFDERGWGTPDVREVTPCDGPRRDV; this comes from the coding sequence ATGGCGGCAGCATTGATCGACCGGGTCGGCGAAGGGTTTCGCGAGGCCTTCGGCCGCGATCCGAACGGAATCTGGTCGGCGCCAGGGCGGGTGAGCGTCGCGGGCGACCACACCGACACGCAGGACGGCCTGTCGTTCGGTTTCGCGACCGCCGAGCGCACGGCGGTCGCCGTCGCCCGCCGCGATGACGGCACGATCACCGTCGCGACCGACCTGACCGACGAGCGCGCAACCGCCGATCTCGCCACGCTGCGACCTGATGCCGAGCCGCGCAGCTGGAAGGCGTACCCGCTCGGAATGATCTGGGCCGTGGTCGAGTACGCGCGCCAACGCGACCGCGACGAGGCCGGCCACGACCCCAACCACGTCGCCACCGACGCGCTGGCCATCTGCACGGGGCTCGATGTCTTCATCTCGACCGACCTGCCCGTGGGGGGCGGGCTCGCGTCGTCGGCATCGGCGTGCGCCGCCGTCGGCATCGCACTGTCGGACATGTGGCACCTCGACTGCTCCGACGAGACCCTCGCCGATCTCGGCCTGCGCGCCGAAGTAGCCGCCGCCGGGGCCGCTGGTGGGGTCGCCGACCACTTCACCGTCCTCGCGGCGACGGCCGGGCACGACGTGTTCTTCGACGTGCGCGGCCGCGATGTCTCACTCATTGAGACGCCCGACCTCGCCGGCGCCGGGCTCGTCACGCTCACGGTCGGCACCAACGAGCTGCATCGCAACTGGTCCGACCCGTTCCGCGAGCGGCAGGAGGCGTGCCAGCGCGTCGCTGAAGCCCTGGGAGTGCAGTCGCTGCGAGAGGTGCGGCTCCAGCAACTCGAGGCGATCGAAGCGCAGCTCGATCCGACCGACCTGCGCCGCGCCCGCTACGTCATCACCGAGATTCAGCGCACCCTCGACCTCACGCGCATCCTCCGCACGGAAGGTCCAGAACACTCGGGGCCGACGCTTCGCGCCTCGCAGGCGTCGCTACGCGACGACTTCGAGGTGTCGACCGAGCGCATCGACGCAGTGTGCGAGCTCGCCGACCGTGCGGGCGCGATCGGCGCGCGCATGAGCGGCAGTGGTCTCGGCGGCTCGGTGTTCATCGTGATCCCGGCCGACGCCGTCGACCGGTTCACCGAGGCCTGCGTCGCCCACTTCGACGAGCGAGGCTGGGGAACGCCCGACGTGCGCGAGGTCACGCCGTGCGACGGCCCCCGCCGCGACGTGTAG
- a CDS encoding DEAD/DEAH box helicase, with product MTNTISFTSAETATTVRATPAVAESIARPTNSGASTFAELGVPRALTAVLAAAGKTDAFPIQQATLPSTLDGRDVLGRGKTGSGKTLAFAIPVVARLAGHRSRAGRPSGLILAPTRELATQIAAVVTPLAEAANLRVTTVFGGVKQGPQERAFKAGVDIVVACPGRLDDLMKQRIVNLDAVEISVLDEADHMADLGFLPIVTRILSATPGRGQRLLFSATLDNGVDKLVTRFLNDPIRHSVDEASSPVAAMTHHVFEVDSAEAKTEVIRTLASGVGRRLLFTRTKHQAKKLAKQLTATGIPAVDLHGNLSQNARDRNLADFSSGGVRVLVATDVAARGVHVDDIELVVHVDPPAEHKAYLHRSGRTARAGSAGDVATIMLPSQRRDTQQLLRQAKIRVTPQVVTATSDAVLALVGDVAERVAPRPGGPGAGNAPLEQRGSGTSQGANARRKRAAHTGGGAARGEGGAARAGGGTGRRDGAGRTEGAPTPGSGRRGSRRGGRSSAQRSGTNR from the coding sequence ATGACCAACACCATCTCGTTCACCAGTGCGGAGACCGCTACCACGGTCCGAGCGACCCCCGCGGTCGCTGAATCCATCGCACGTCCCACGAACAGCGGCGCCAGCACGTTCGCCGAGCTCGGCGTGCCCCGCGCGCTGACCGCGGTGCTCGCCGCGGCCGGCAAGACCGACGCCTTCCCGATTCAGCAGGCCACGCTGCCATCGACCCTCGACGGCCGCGATGTCCTCGGCCGCGGCAAGACGGGCTCCGGCAAGACGCTCGCGTTCGCGATCCCCGTCGTGGCCCGCCTCGCCGGGCACCGCAGCCGCGCGGGCCGCCCCTCCGGGCTCATCCTCGCGCCGACGCGCGAGCTGGCGACCCAGATCGCGGCGGTTGTGACGCCGCTCGCCGAGGCCGCGAACCTCCGTGTCACGACCGTCTTCGGCGGGGTCAAGCAGGGCCCGCAGGAGCGCGCGTTCAAGGCCGGCGTCGATATCGTCGTCGCCTGCCCCGGGCGCCTCGACGACCTCATGAAGCAGCGCATCGTGAACCTCGACGCGGTTGAGATCAGTGTGCTCGACGAGGCCGATCACATGGCAGACCTGGGGTTCCTCCCGATCGTCACGCGCATCCTGAGCGCAACGCCAGGCCGTGGGCAGCGTCTGCTCTTCTCGGCGACGCTGGATAACGGCGTCGACAAGCTCGTCACCCGCTTCTTGAACGACCCGATTCGGCACTCGGTCGACGAAGCGTCGTCGCCGGTCGCCGCCATGACCCACCACGTGTTCGAGGTCGACTCGGCCGAGGCGAAGACCGAGGTCATCCGCACGCTCGCCTCCGGGGTCGGGCGCCGCCTTCTGTTCACGCGTACGAAGCACCAGGCGAAGAAACTGGCCAAGCAGCTCACGGCGACGGGCATTCCCGCCGTCGATCTGCATGGAAACCTTTCGCAGAACGCCCGGGATCGCAATCTCGCCGACTTCTCGAGCGGCGGCGTTCGCGTGCTCGTCGCGACCGATGTCGCGGCCCGCGGTGTGCACGTCGACGACATCGAGCTCGTCGTGCACGTCGACCCGCCGGCCGAGCACAAGGCGTACCTGCACCGGTCGGGGCGCACGGCCCGCGCGGGCAGCGCGGGCGACGTGGCGACGATCATGCTGCCGAGCCAGCGCCGTGACACGCAGCAGCTGCTGCGTCAGGCGAAGATCCGTGTGACACCGCAGGTAGTGACGGCGACGTCGGATGCCGTGCTCGCCCTGGTCGGCGACGTCGCGGAGCGCGTGGCGCCGCGGCCCGGCGGCCCGGGCGCCGGCAATGCCCCGCTCGAGCAGCGCGGCAGCGGCACCTCGCAGGGCGCGAACGCGCGCCGGAAGCGGGCCGCGCACACTGGCGGCGGAGCCGCGCGAGGCGAGGGCGGGGCCGCCCGAGCCGGCGGCGGGACCGGACGACGCGACGGCGCGGGCCGCACCGAGGGTGCACCGACGCCGGGTTCGGGTCGGCGGGGCTCGCGCCGAGGCGGTCGGAGCAGCGCTCAGCGCAGCGGCACGAACCGGTAG
- a CDS encoding protein-L-isoaspartate O-methyltransferase family protein, which produces MFEQREVPRDGRVWAAFEAVPRLGFLPEDVRPQAEMDAPLPIGHGQTNSQPSTVAGMLELLDVPAGARVLDVGTGSGWTTALLAHLVGPSGRVIGTELVQELRDRGAANLERALQRSGEFASAEIRHAQPGVLGAPEDAPFDRILVSAEPNVLPEELVTQLAPGGIMVIPVAGTMLRVVRDAEGDVATTRHGNYRFVPLR; this is translated from the coding sequence ATGTTCGAGCAACGGGAAGTCCCACGCGACGGACGGGTTTGGGCCGCATTCGAGGCCGTCCCCAGGCTCGGCTTCCTGCCGGAAGACGTGCGCCCGCAGGCCGAGATGGACGCCCCGCTCCCGATCGGGCACGGCCAGACCAACTCGCAGCCCTCGACGGTCGCGGGCATGCTCGAACTGCTCGATGTCCCGGCGGGAGCCCGCGTGCTCGATGTCGGCACCGGGAGCGGCTGGACGACGGCGCTGCTCGCGCACCTCGTCGGCCCCTCCGGCCGTGTGATTGGCACCGAGCTTGTCCAAGAGCTCCGCGACCGGGGCGCCGCCAACCTTGAGCGGGCACTGCAACGATCGGGCGAGTTCGCGAGCGCCGAGATCCGCCATGCGCAACCGGGCGTACTCGGCGCGCCCGAAGACGCGCCCTTCGACCGCATTCTCGTGTCGGCCGAACCGAACGTGCTGCCCGAGGAGCTCGTAACGCAGCTCGCCCCGGGCGGAATCATGGTGATCCCGGTCGCGGGCACGATGCTGCGCGTCGTACGCGACGCCGAGGGCGACGTCGCGACGACGCGACATGGGAACTACCGGTTCGTGCCGCTGCGCTGA
- a CDS encoding LysR substrate-binding domain-containing protein, with product MRVNLEQLRGFLAIVEHGTFTNAADALHLTQPSLSRQISALETDLTARLFDRTRAGTSITAAGTALLPHARRLLADADAARRELAELEGLRRGRVRLGATPTLCVSLVADALTAYRAEHPGIELHLSARGSRDLVEELSHGGLDLALVTTSDERLVSAAGLARTPLLDEELVVVTSAETPPSGSGLGPRRTSLTLDELASLPLIVLSESYDLRVATDAAFAAAGVTPSVALEGAEMDAALRFVERGLGVAVVPAMVLAGHEGLRALRLAGPQLQRTVSLAHRRGTTQSRAALAMRRRIIASADALATALPTTIRRTDSDDA from the coding sequence ATGCGAGTGAATCTCGAGCAGCTGCGCGGTTTCCTCGCGATCGTCGAGCATGGCACGTTCACGAACGCGGCCGACGCGCTCCATCTGACGCAGCCGTCGCTGAGCCGCCAGATCTCGGCGCTCGAGACCGACCTCACCGCGCGCCTCTTCGATCGCACGCGCGCGGGCACGTCCATCACGGCGGCGGGCACCGCGCTCCTCCCCCACGCCCGCCGTCTGCTCGCCGACGCCGACGCCGCCCGTCGCGAGCTCGCCGAGCTGGAGGGGCTTCGGCGCGGCCGGGTGCGGCTCGGAGCGACGCCGACGCTGTGCGTCAGCCTCGTCGCCGACGCCCTCACGGCGTACCGCGCCGAGCATCCCGGGATCGAACTGCACCTGTCGGCCCGAGGGTCGCGCGATCTCGTGGAGGAGCTCTCGCACGGCGGGCTCGACCTGGCGCTCGTCACGACCTCTGACGAGCGCCTCGTCTCGGCCGCCGGACTCGCCCGCACGCCGCTCCTCGACGAAGAACTCGTCGTCGTGACGTCGGCCGAGACGCCGCCGTCCGGTTCGGGGCTCGGCCCGCGCCGCACCTCCCTCACGCTCGACGAGCTGGCCTCGCTGCCACTCATCGTGCTCAGCGAGAGCTACGACCTGCGGGTCGCGACGGACGCGGCCTTCGCCGCCGCCGGCGTCACCCCGAGCGTGGCGCTCGAGGGCGCCGAGATGGATGCCGCCCTGCGGTTCGTCGAGCGAGGGCTCGGCGTCGCCGTCGTGCCGGCGATGGTCCTGGCCGGGCACGAGGGCCTCCGTGCACTTCGCCTCGCCGGGCCGCAGCTGCAGCGAACGGTGAGTCTCGCGCACCGACGCGGCACCACCCAGAGCCGGGCCGCGTTGGCCATGCGCCGCCGAATCATCGCCAGTGCGGACGCCCTCGCCACGGCGCTGCCGACCACGATTCGCCGCACCGATTCCGACGACGCCTGA
- a CDS encoding FAD-binding protein yields MAIPKLDERQRSTTVLVIGTGGSGLRAAIEVAEAGVDVVAVGKRPRHDAHTSLAAGGINAALGTLDEEDTWQQHAADTITESYLLANPHTVEIVAKGAEHGIRDLERYGMSFAREADGRISQRYFGAHTFRRTAFAGDYTGLEMQRTLVARAEQLEVPILDRVYITRLLVHDNRVFGAYGFDLHDGTRYRIHADAVILAAGGHNRIWRRTSSRRDENTGDSFRLAVEAGGRLRDAELVQFHPSGILEPADAAGTLVSEAARGEGGILRNALGERFMERYDPERMELSTRDRVALAAFTEIREGRGTERGGVWLDVSHLPRQQIMERLPRVYQTLLELQMRDITAEPIEIAPTAHYSMGGVWVRPDDHATDVEGLFAIGEASSGLHGANRLGGNSLIELLVFGRIVGQAAMAHSAGLESHARSVDAVAEARAEIDDLLAADGQENVRALQRSIRNTMSEHAGVVRDEQGLTRGLDELSAIEGRMGDVGIHPDIAGYQDLAHAFDLKSSALAARATLESARERRETRGSHNRSDYPDLDPSLQVNLVWSPAEGVTRESIPPIPDEIAALMREVSTTGKLVE; encoded by the coding sequence ATGGCAATTCCGAAGCTCGACGAACGACAGCGCTCAACAACCGTGCTCGTCATCGGCACCGGCGGGTCCGGCCTGCGCGCCGCGATCGAGGTCGCCGAGGCCGGCGTCGACGTCGTGGCCGTCGGCAAGCGGCCGCGCCACGACGCGCACACCTCGCTCGCCGCGGGCGGAATCAACGCCGCCCTCGGCACCTTGGACGAGGAGGACACCTGGCAGCAGCACGCCGCCGACACGATCACCGAAAGCTACTTGCTCGCCAACCCGCACACGGTCGAGATCGTCGCCAAGGGGGCAGAGCACGGCATCCGTGACCTCGAGCGGTACGGCATGAGCTTCGCGCGCGAGGCGGACGGGCGCATCTCGCAGCGGTACTTCGGAGCCCACACGTTCCGGCGCACCGCGTTCGCGGGCGACTACACCGGTCTCGAGATGCAGCGCACGCTCGTCGCGCGCGCCGAACAGCTCGAGGTGCCGATCCTCGATCGCGTCTACATCACTCGACTCCTCGTCCACGACAACCGGGTGTTCGGCGCCTACGGGTTCGACCTCCACGACGGCACGCGCTATCGCATCCACGCCGACGCCGTGATCCTCGCCGCCGGCGGGCACAACCGCATCTGGCGGCGAACCTCATCGCGGCGCGACGAAAACACCGGCGACTCGTTCCGCCTCGCCGTCGAAGCGGGTGGGCGACTGCGCGACGCCGAGCTCGTGCAGTTCCACCCATCGGGCATTCTCGAGCCGGCCGACGCCGCCGGAACGCTGGTTTCGGAGGCCGCGAGGGGTGAGGGCGGCATTCTGCGCAATGCGCTCGGCGAGCGGTTCATGGAGCGGTACGACCCGGAGCGCATGGAGCTCTCGACCCGCGATCGCGTGGCGCTCGCGGCGTTCACCGAGATCCGTGAGGGGCGCGGCACCGAGCGCGGCGGCGTGTGGCTCGACGTGTCGCACCTGCCTCGCCAGCAGATCATGGAGCGACTGCCGCGCGTGTACCAGACGCTGCTCGAACTGCAGATGCGCGACATCACGGCAGAGCCGATCGAGATCGCGCCCACCGCGCACTACTCGATGGGCGGCGTCTGGGTGCGCCCCGACGACCACGCGACCGACGTCGAGGGGCTCTTCGCGATCGGCGAGGCCTCGAGCGGTCTGCACGGCGCCAACCGGCTGGGCGGCAATTCGCTGATCGAGTTGCTGGTGTTCGGCCGCATCGTCGGTCAGGCCGCCATGGCGCACTCGGCCGGCCTCGAGTCGCACGCGCGGTCGGTCGACGCGGTGGCCGAGGCGCGCGCCGAGATCGACGATCTCCTCGCGGCCGACGGCCAGGAGAACGTGCGGGCCCTGCAGCGGTCGATCCGGAACACGATGTCCGAGCACGCGGGCGTCGTGCGCGACGAGCAGGGGCTCACTCGCGGGCTCGACGAACTCTCGGCGATCGAGGGTCGCATGGGCGATGTCGGCATCCATCCCGATATCGCGGGGTACCAGGATCTTGCGCACGCCTTCGACCTGAAGTCGTCGGCGCTCGCGGCGCGGGCGACGCTTGAGTCGGCGCGCGAGCGACGCGAGACCCGCGGCTCCCACAACCGCAGCGACTATCCCGACCTCGATCCATCGCTGCAGGTCAACCTCGTGTGGTCGCCGGCCGAGGGCGTCACGCGCGAGTCGATCCCTCCGATCCCCGACGAGATCGCGGCCCTCATGCGCGAGGTGTCGACCACGGGCAAGCTCGTCGAGTAG
- the ehuA gene encoding ectoine/hydroxyectoine ABC transporter ATP-binding protein EhuA: MPAIQFDNVEKRFGDHVVLQGLNITVRRGDRVTLIGPSGSGKTTILRLIMTLEEANGGFILIDGRPLTHELRDGKRVALKEKHRNEMRKRIGMVFQQFNLFPNMTVMENIIEAPVHVLGMRKDDAIARGRELLEKVGLPEKANEHPASLSGGQQQRVAIARALAMEPEILLLDEVTSALDPEVVGEVLNILRNVAETTNVTMLIVTHEMQFARDVSNRVLMFDGGRIVEEGPPDEIFSHPKEQRTKDFLSAVL, encoded by the coding sequence GTGCCCGCGATCCAATTCGACAATGTCGAGAAGCGGTTCGGTGATCACGTCGTCCTGCAGGGCCTCAACATCACGGTGCGACGGGGCGACCGCGTCACGCTCATCGGTCCGAGCGGCTCGGGAAAGACCACGATCCTGCGCCTCATCATGACGCTCGAGGAGGCGAACGGCGGTTTCATCCTCATCGACGGAAGGCCCCTCACGCACGAGCTGCGGGACGGCAAGCGGGTCGCGTTGAAGGAGAAGCACCGCAACGAGATGCGCAAGCGCATCGGCATGGTGTTCCAGCAGTTCAACCTGTTCCCGAACATGACGGTGATGGAGAACATCATCGAGGCGCCCGTTCACGTGCTCGGAATGCGCAAGGACGACGCGATCGCCCGTGGCCGCGAGCTGCTCGAGAAGGTGGGGCTCCCCGAGAAGGCGAACGAGCATCCGGCCTCGCTCTCCGGCGGTCAGCAGCAGCGCGTCGCCATCGCGCGGGCGCTCGCCATGGAGCCCGAGATCCTCCTGCTCGACGAGGTCACGAGCGCGCTCGACCCCGAGGTGGTCGGCGAAGTGCTGAACATCCTGCGCAACGTCGCCGAAACCACGAACGTGACGATGTTGATCGTGACCCACGAGATGCAGTTCGCGCGCGACGTCTCGAACCGCGTGCTCATGTTCGACGGCGGTCGCATCGTCGAAGAGGGCCCGCCGGACGAGATCTTCAGCCACCCGAAGGAGCAGCGCACGAAGGACTTCCTCTCGGCCGTGCTGTAG
- the ehuD gene encoding ectoine/hydroxyectoine ABC transporter permease subunit EhuD has protein sequence MNEEQSLWSWSHAWAALPQLIEGFLTVTLIVTVLGSAIAAVLGLVIALVRRTAPRPVAGIVTFVMNFVRMTPIVVQLLFVYYAFTSVPPLTLGIIIFGIHYATYMAEVYRAGIEAVPRGQWEATTALSMSRRRTWTAVVIPQAIRSTLPALGNYVVSMFKDTPFLAVITVTDMVRAAQLYGGSNFRYIEAITLAGIFFLIASYPTSLLIRRLEKRVAYAS, from the coding sequence ATGAACGAAGAACAATCACTCTGGAGCTGGAGTCACGCGTGGGCCGCGCTGCCCCAGCTCATCGAGGGCTTCCTCACGGTCACGCTCATCGTCACGGTGCTCGGCAGCGCGATCGCCGCAGTGCTCGGCCTGGTCATCGCGCTCGTGCGGCGGACGGCGCCGAGGCCGGTTGCCGGCATCGTGACGTTCGTCATGAACTTCGTCCGCATGACGCCGATCGTCGTGCAGCTGCTCTTCGTGTACTACGCGTTCACGAGCGTGCCTCCGCTGACCCTCGGCATCATCATCTTCGGCATCCACTACGCCACGTACATGGCGGAGGTCTACCGCGCCGGCATCGAAGCGGTTCCGCGGGGGCAGTGGGAGGCGACGACCGCGCTCAGCATGTCGCGCCGACGCACGTGGACCGCCGTCGTCATCCCGCAGGCGATCCGATCGACGTTGCCCGCACTCGGCAACTACGTCGTCTCGATGTTCAAGGACACCCCGTTCCTCGCGGTCATCACCGTGACGGACATGGTGCGCGCCGCCCAGCTCTACGGCGGCAGCAACTTCCGCTACATCGAGGCGATCACGCTGGCCGGCATCTTCTTCCTCATCGCCAGCTACCCGACATCCCTGCTCATCCGGCGATTGGAGAAGCGCGTTGCCTACGCCTCCTGA
- the ehuC gene encoding ectoine/hydroxyectoine ABC transporter permease subunit EhuC, producing the protein MIENFEALGRALPRILEGVLMTVQLTAGGALLAFAIAIALGLLARATNVVPRSIARVIIELFRGTSLLVQLFFLFFVLPLPPFNVELPPVLVGIVGLGLNYGAYGAEVVRGSINSVPRGQWEATTALSMSPMGRMVRVIFPQAWALMLPSLCNLLIHLLKGTAVVYLITIVDLTAELNRLRVDTDVFFAYTFGLLIYFGLAYLLTLGMNALEARAKRRLGQGKPSLTAAPAADTEGVSR; encoded by the coding sequence GTGATCGAGAACTTCGAGGCGCTCGGGAGGGCGCTGCCGCGGATCCTCGAGGGCGTCCTGATGACCGTCCAGCTGACCGCGGGCGGCGCCCTCCTGGCATTCGCCATCGCCATCGCCCTCGGCCTGCTCGCGAGGGCGACCAATGTCGTCCCGCGCAGCATCGCACGCGTCATCATCGAGCTCTTCCGTGGCACCTCGCTGCTCGTGCAGCTGTTCTTCCTCTTCTTCGTGCTGCCACTGCCGCCCTTCAATGTGGAGCTCCCTCCCGTGCTCGTCGGCATCGTCGGGCTGGGCCTCAACTACGGCGCCTACGGCGCGGAGGTCGTGCGCGGATCGATCAACTCGGTGCCGCGCGGACAGTGGGAGGCCACGACCGCGCTCAGCATGTCGCCGATGGGCCGGATGGTTCGGGTCATCTTCCCGCAGGCGTGGGCGCTGATGCTCCCGTCGCTGTGCAATCTGCTCATCCACCTGCTCAAGGGCACGGCCGTCGTGTACCTCATCACGATCGTCGACCTGACGGCCGAGCTGAACCGCCTTCGCGTCGACACCGACGTGTTCTTCGCCTACACCTTCGGACTGCTCATCTACTTCGGGCTGGCGTACCTGTTGACGCTCGGCATGAACGCCCTCGAGGCCCGCGCGAAGCGACGGCTGGGGCAGGGGAAACCGTCGCTCACCGCCGCACCCGCCGCTGACACCGAGGGAGTGAGCCGATGA